One Aegilops tauschii subsp. strangulata cultivar AL8/78 chromosome 2, Aet v6.0, whole genome shotgun sequence genomic window, ATGGTGATCGTTGcagcacattgatgtcattgtgagaccCAGGCATGCCAAAGAAAAGCGTGCCAAATCCAAAGATCTTGTGATGCAACCGCTTCAAAAATAATGGTGGGCTTCTTAATATGATCCTGATATTGCCCTTATAAGCTTTTGGTTAGTTATTCCATTTTCAATGCATGCAATCAAGTGATCCTAGCAAACCTGGCCACCCTCTTGCTTTTGAGATTGCCAAGAGCCTCTCAATGTCTGCCACAGTTGATTCTCTCATGTACTGAGGTCCAAACACCTCGACCACGACACTTGCAAACCTGACCATGGCATCTCTGCACGTGCTCTCGGACATTCGTAGGTACTCGTCCCATGAAATAGCGGCGGCACCATATGCAAGCATCCACAGTGCTGTTGTGCACTTATGGTAATCACATAAACCAATCCTTCCCATGGCGTCCTTCTTAAAGATGAAGTAGTCATCAAAGGACCAGACGCCATGGTAGAGACGATCGAAGACATGTTTGCACATCCGGAAGTGCCGACAAAAATTGTCAGTGAAGGGGGCATCGGGGGCAAAGTAGTCGTCCATCAGCATCAAAATGGCTACGCGATGACCCTCGATCAATCAAAACATGCTCCTCCGCACGCTCCGCGTATGCAAGAACCACCTGCATCATCGATGTCTCATCCATGTAGTCCTCCTCGTCGGACGAGTCAGACGACTCAACACAGTGCCCGTATATGTACTCCAAATCCGAGTCTATTGCTTCAAAGAAGAAGGGACAAAAAATTTAGCTCGAGCAATTTACCGAACAGTTGCTAGACATGGTGAGCATTGTGCAAGCGAATGGTACATGTGCGGTGGTCAAAGGAGATGTGTGGAACGACGGTGGAGGAGGAGCGGCGTGGAGCCTGGGTGTATCGTTGGAGGAGACGGACTCGACGTCAAGTAGGGATGTGGTGTGGCGGGCGGGGAGGCAAGAGAGAAAAACTAAAGGAGAGAAAATGGGAGGATGGAGGCGCGGGGCCCGGGAGGCGTTTTGCATGGGCTGGGAGTGTCGGAGTCCTACGTGGCTGCTACCCGGCCtcccgcacccccccccccccagtttgTCTTGAGTTTGCCGGAAAAAGTACGTCTGGACCGCTCGGCGGACCGATATAGGCCCGCGTTGGATGGGTACACATGTCTGGACTGCACAGTTGCGAGCGGTTTGAGGGTCCATTTTGGAGATGCCCTTACTCGCCAATTAACTGCTTCCAGGCTCATGATACAGAGACATCTGATTTACGTCCGGCCATTGGAGCGGTCGTTTTGTTCACATGTTCTTTTGCATTTGTCTTTCTCTTACACCAATGTTTGCTTTCGCCCCCTTCCACTCCCGGCCTCACCTGATGATGATTTAAGAAATATTAAGCTTTTTGAAATTTGTATGTCAATTATACTACGAAAAAGTTGAAATTGTCGACAAATTTGATTATGAACATACAACTTTTGAACTCCCACTAAGATCACATTCAAACGTCCTCCGAAAGTCCATAGTACTCCCTTCGATCCCATTTACTCTGCGTATAACTTTATGCCAAAATATCCGCAATATTCTGTGTGTTCAGATCTTGAGCATATTCTTTCTAGAAATACCGTTCCACCTCCGCTTCGCCTCATAGGCTAGCGCCATGGCGTGCAGGTTGTGTCAGAGAGACAACCATGCAGAAAGAGCATCCGCGCATGCAGGCGTGCGTGGGTAGGGGAGAACGAAGAGGACAGGGGCGGAGAGCCAATGGCTGCATGGGGCATTTATAGCTGGTGCTTCTCCCGTCCATGCGCGCAGGGGCATCTACATCCACAAAGCAGGCTGTTGTTTATGCGCAAGGAAAAAAgaatcggagggagtactactaagTGTTATATAGTCACGTGTTAAATTTTCATATTAAATGAGAGTAACGAAAGATATAAAGTTACATATGGAACAAAGAGATGGAGTGAGGCTATTTGGAGCTCGGGCTCTGGAAAATGACTCAAAAAATATAATTGAAAGTCCCAAATGAAATTTGAAATATATCAGTATATGAACTGAAATTTGAAATGTATTCTACGTAAGTGCAAAAATTCATTAAGACATAGTACTTTAACATGTGAGGTACATAAGGTACatatttattttacgatttgtaATAGCAAACATACAGATATGCTCATAAGTATACTAAAACAAAAAAAAATGTATTACATGAAAATTTAGACACATACAGATGACATCCTCGTGTACACATGATTTACTTTTCTCTCAGATTATTTGGACACTTACAAAATTTTACGTAGTTTCGTGTTCATATTATGAGACGAGCAATTACTTGTAGTAGTAATTTACGTGTGAGCACGTTTGTAGAGTATGCCTTTCTGCATTCTGAAACGAGGCCACTTTTAAAACCCGAGCACCGAAACACACCGAGCAAACCACCAAAGGTTCACACCACACCAGGACTGACTCGACAGTACGCGCTCTCCAAGCGCGCACACGTACGTGCTCGCTAGCCGGCCGGACATGGAGCCCACCGTGCGCGACGTCCTGGCCTTCCACCGCGTCGACCGCGCCGCCTACGAGCACCTCGTCTCGCTCGGCGCCGGCCGGCAGCCCGCCCGCGACGCCGTCGCGCTCCTCATGTGGGTGCACCACAGCGTGGGCGTCGACGCGATCGCCAGCGTGTGCCACGAGGTCCGCACCCCGGCCGACGCCGTGCGGCTCGTCTCCGACGCCCTCGCCGTCCTGCACGGCATCGCCTGGCCGCGGCCGCACCGTCGTCAGGGCGGCGGGATGCCGCTCGTGTGCGGCGGCTGCGGAGGGGCAGTGGCCGCGGACGCGCGCCCGTTCCTGGCCGGGCTGGtcccgggcggcggcgagccgcgCGCGCGGCGTGGCGTGGCGGGCGTCCTGCGGGGCGTCGGGGCGCTGGTGTTCGACGACCGGCTGCAGGCGCTGCTGCGGCGGCACGAGAAGGAGGGCGGCGCAGTCCCGGCGGAGCTGGCGGCGCCGTACCGGCCCGGCGACGCCGACGAGGAGGGCGAGGGCGGGCGGTCGCTGTTCATCACGTTCTCCAAGGGGTTCCCATTAACGCGCGAGGAGATCAGTGCCTACTTCACAGAGTACGTAGCTCCCAAATCCCGAAGCAAAGCAAAGCAAAGCCCCCGACTAATCATAGACTTTTGCATGCATGCACTCCTTTGACTGCTCCGTTGCACACATACTCCTACTACTACATGCATTTATGGCTTTTCTTAACGATGAAAACATGTTTTATTACTCCACAAAACGCTGTTACTGTGTCTTCACACAGTTACTCCGTGGTTTTAGCTGTTTCATTGGGTTGGCGAGCCGTAGGATGAATTCGTAGCCTGCAGCGTAGGAGGAGTCTCCTTCCTTTCCCCTGTTATTTTCTGGTCTTGCCCTCTGTCGTGTCAGGTGCTTTGCGCGAGGCCACAAGAGCCAAGGCAGAGCTGTCGCGGAGCGGATGAGCTGGTATCGTATCGTAGGGGCAGTATACGTAGCCTGTACAGCTGCTTTGACTCGGTCGCATCGTCAAAAGCAAAACTTTGCCTTCCGGTTTTGGAAGTTTTGTTGCGCTGCTTTTGGTTTTGGAGGCCTGGTGGCCTGCCTTCTTTTCGGTCACAGCTAGCTAGCCTGCCGCGGCAGCAACAGCAGCAATCCTGTGAGACGTGCCCGCTGCTGCTCGATGCAGTACAGTACGCACCACTTTTAACGTCACCCTGATGATTGATCGACCGATCATTGTCCACCATTCTGCTAAACATTATTACTGTATGTATGTATTAACCATGTATGTATGTATTGGTGCAGGAGGTGGGGCGAGGGGTGCGTGGAGAGCGTGATGATCGAGAGGGCGCCGCCGCTGGGGGAGCCGCCGAGGTACGGCAGGGTCGCGTTCCGGTGGGCGTCCGTGGCGGAGGCGGTGCTGGGCGGCCAGCGCCTCGTGAAGCTGCTCGTCAACGGGCGGCAGCTCTGGGCGCGCAAGTACGTCCCCAAGCCACACCAACCACCACTAAGCTAGCTCCCTCCATGGATTCACCCTACACATGCAGCATACACGCACGCACCGCCCGGCAACATACGGCTCACCAAACTAGCTAGCTACACGGACAGCACACGGAAGGAACACCTAAGTGTTCACCTCTCTTTTTGAAACTCAAAGCTTACTACTGTAGTTGGTACATTATTAATACCGAAGTAATCTATTCAtcttatgtactccctccgttcctaaatataagtctttttagacatttcaaataaattacaacatacggatgtatctagacatattttagagtgtgtattcactcattttactccgtatgtagtcacttgttggcatctttaaaaagacttacatttaggaacggagggagtagcactcacttttatatagtactccctccgtaaagaaatataagaacgtttagtgatctaaatgctcttatatttctttacggagggagtatcttgGTACCAACTGACATGGTAAAACAACAAAGCATATGCAACCAACAGGGATTTATGTTGGGATGGCCCCATCTTGTTGAATCCTAGACATTCAAAATTCATCTGATATGCACAAACAAAAGTATGGTATTGGATCCATTGTACAGCAAGAAAACTGAGCAGCACTGTATCAGGAATTACATTTGGGCCTTTACCTACAACTCATGGAATTCGAAGTGACAGTGCCAACCGTATGTTTCACTATAGCTTGTCATCCAGAGGTTTACTACTGTATATATCACTGCCTGTTTGAGCTACAGTTATGATCAGCTACGTACTGCTGCTTTTAGCCTCCTGTTATGGTTGGTTCTTTACACCACGAATATGAAGGGATCAGCGATAGTCTCTCCACCTGTATGTCCGGTGGTTGTACGACCTCCTCTGCAGCCATGAAACGATAGCCTCAACATCGTCCTCTGAGGATGATGGTGTCGATGACGAtgacgacgccgccgcctcgggaGGGTGGTTGTCAGCTTGTCTTGCTCGACCAGATGGTGTTGATGATGCGATGAAGCTACGCCAGAGCCGATCAACCATATCCTTGCACATCTCGTCGCCGTCGTCGGGGAACGACTCCAACTTGTCGATGATGTCCTGCATGGCCAGGTGGAAGCCCTCGACCTGCAACAAGATGCTGTGAGCCTCGTCCACCAGCCTGTGGTTCCGCATCAGAGATATGGCGGCATCCGCCACCCCCTCCCGCACAAATCTGCTCCAGTTCTCCTCGGCCTCGCACAGGCTGGCCAGAGCCACCGCCACCGTCTTCTTCACATCAATGTCTCCCACCAGCAGCAGCTCCATCAGTGGAGCAAAGCCTCCAAGCTCACCGATCTTGATCTTGTTGTAGTAGTTGTCAGCCAGCAGCCCAAGGATCCGGGCGCACTTGGCCCTGGTGGGCACTGGCCCCAGCAATGCCCTCGCGATCAGCACGGGTATGGCGTACCGGTCGTCTCCGAAAACCTCCTTGTTGGGGCTGTAGGAGGCTGCCCTGGCAAGGATCTCCAGGACGACGTCGTCCAGCTCAGGGTGAGGCTCCAGGCATGTCTCCGGCAGGACGCAGGCGAGCTTGGTTATTGTCCCTGGGCTGCGCCCCAGCAGATGCAGGAATGAGCACCGCTCCTGGTCGGCGAGAAGGCGCAGGATAGCCTCGTAATCCTCTTTAGAGCTCCTGGGGGAGTTGGCCAAGAGGGCGACTTCCTTGAACAGGGCTTCCTCCTCGGGAGAGATAGCTGGTGGATCGGTGGGTGCTGTCAGATCACCGATCCTGTTTGTGGCACGCCAACGCGAAATGTACAGCGCAATGAGCGCATCAGGGATGAAGATGCTGTGCGTGAGGACCTCGCCGGTAACTGGACACATGCGTTTGTTTTTCTTCCACCATTTCTCCAGTTCAGACTGATCAACGGTCTGCAGCCAGCAACCAAGGAGATGAAGCATACAAAAAGAAGATATTACAGTTCTATTAACATGCAGTGTCTGCCTATATATTAATTACAGAATAGTAAAAAAATCCAGTGAACAAAACACGATACCAAAAAACAAGTAATAGAAGGTTTGTTTTGACATTTATCAAGTAATAAAGCTTTTGTGTTTTTTTGGGAGGAAAAAAGAAAGACTGTCCCAACCCAGAACTAATAAGGTTTTCAGAAACCCTGCGAACAGATCCTCTTATGAGATTGACATCCACTAGTATCCTGATCAGTAAAACAGCAGGACCGTATTTGAACAAACACACCCAAATATCAGCGACATCCTACGATCCACACTAAATTCTTAGAAACAAACTCTAGGCAGTCAACAAGCAAGCATCTACAGTTCTACAGAAAGGATCTCAAATTCTCAATTGACCTTTGCACTGCAACCAAACAAGATGTCATAGAGAAGAATAATGAAAATGTGTCTAGTTACAATCTGACTTCTTGAATCTGTAGAAACAATAGCATTACATATTTTCATGGTCAGATAAGAAATACTCTTGCTAATAGGAAAGTCAAAGCTACTAAATAAGTGAGAAAATCAAGAACAACAGTACAACACCCATTGCATCATCTCATCCAAAACAAGCACATCCAAACAAATGAAATTATATTATCAGCAGAAAAACTATCTGCGATACTTTTAACACAGCAGTTTTTTCATCAGATCGATCCCAGCTACAAGTAACTCCATTGCAGTACACCATTTTTTCACTTTAACTTCAGCACAAATTAAACAGCACACAACTGGCAGTTTTTCTCTGGATTTAACTTCAGGGATATTGTCTGATCAATTTTAGTCAGAAGTTCAACTTTTACAGATCACGTTAAAACAATATATTACATATCAAGCTTCTCAATTATGCTCAATCCAACATGCTGAACTACCCCAAGTCCGCAACTAATAAAACGCTTTGGTTTCAGAAACACTTCTAAATTTCTTCCTCAATCCAGTAAGTATCCCAAGTTCCCAACCAGTATCACATATTTGAACCAAAATGCTGTTATATGAACTAGACAAATTACAGTACGTCTGATCCACAGCGAGATCCTATGATCCAAAGGGCAGTACTCAAAATTCTTCAGAAACAGACTCAAGAGAGACTTGAAGAGCAAGCAAACTTTAAGGATCTCAATTGACGCTGACACAACAATCTAACAAGATTTCATAGAGACAAAAATCATGCTAACTTCAAAGTCTGAACTAACCTGAACATTTCAACTAGATAAGAGTTTCCAATCTGGTCTTACAAGATGAAAAGTACTTCAAATGTTACAAGAACCATTGCATTAGTTAATCCCAAACAAGTGAAATCTGCAACCAAACTCTAGGCAGTCAACAAGCAAGCATCTACAGTTCTACAGAAAGGATCTCAAATTCTCAATTGACCTTTGCACTGCAACCAAACAAGATGTCATAGAGAGGAATAGTGAAAATGTATCTAGTTACAATCTGAGTTCTTGAATCTGTAGAAACAATAGCATTACATATTTTCATGGTCAGATAAGGAATACTCTTGCTAACAGGAAAGTCAAAGCTACTAAATAAGTGAGAAAATCAAGAACAACAGTACAACACCCATTGCATCATCTCATCCAAAACAAGCACATCCAAACAAATGAAATTATATTATCAGCAGAAAAACTATCTGTGATACTTTTAACCCAGTAGTTTTTTCATCAGATCGATCCCAGCTACAAGTAACTGCATTGCAGTACACCATTTTTTCACTTTAACTTCAGGGATATTATCTGATCAAATTTTGGTGAGAAGTTCAACGTTTACAGATTAAACTTTACAAAGATTTTTTTGTATGTAACTACATTCAATCTTCTGAGTTATGCTCAATCCAAGATGCTGAACTACCCCAAGTCTGCAACTAATAAAACACTAGGATTTCAGAAACATTTCTATTTTTTCCCCCAACCCACTAAGTATCCCAAGTTCCCAACCAGTATGACGTATTGGAACCAAAATGCTGTTATATGAATTAGTGCGTCTGATCCTCAGGTAGATTCTCAAAATTCTCCAGAAACAGACTCGAGAGAGACTTGAAGAGTAAGCAAAAATTTAAGGATCTCAATTGACCCTGACACAACAATGTAACAAGATTTCATATAGAGATAAAAATCATGCTAATTCAATGTCTGAACTAACGACCTGAACATTTGAACTACATAAGAGTTTCCAAACTGGTCTTACAACATGAAAACGGTGCGCATCCATGATCCAAACAAAAGGAATTAAGTAAGCGTACTTCAAATGTTACAAGACCCATTGCATTAGTTAATCCCAAACAAGTGAAACAGCACAAATTAAAAAGCACATACCAAGCGGTTAGCTTGGTAAGCTACCTACAAAAAGTTGCAATCAAACAGCACACAACTGGCCCAAGAAGTAACTCCACTGCAGCACACTAGTTTTTCACTGGATTTAACTTCATAGATATTATCTGATCAAATTTAAGTGAGAAGTTCAACTTTTATAGATCACGTTACAACGATATAATTACATATCAAGCTTCTGAATTATGCTCAATCCAACATGCTGAACTACCCCAAGTCCGCAACTAATAAAACGCTTTGGTTTCAGAAACACTTGTAAATTTCTTCCTCGGTCCAGTAAGTATCCCAAGTTCCCAACCAGTATCACATATTTGAACCAAAATGCTGTTATATGAACTAGACAAATTATAGTACGTCTGAGCCTCAGCGAGATCCTATGATCCAAAGGGCAATACTCAAAATTCTTAAGAAAAAGACTCAAGAGAGACTCGAAGAGTAAGCAAACTTTAAGGATCGCAATTGACCCTGACACAACAATCTAACAAGATTTCATAGAGATAAAAATCATGCTAACTTCAAAGTCTGAACTAACCTGAACATTTCACCTAGATAAGAGTTTCCAATCTGGTCTTACAAGATGAAAAGTACTTCAAATGTTACAAGAACCATTGATTAGTTAATCCCAAACAAGTGAAACAGCACGCAACTGGCACAAGAAGTACATCTCAGAGAGCAGGTGAAAGATTTGACGAACCTTTCCAGAGGTGATGACGACTGGTTTCTCCATGAACTTCTTGGAGAAAGGGCACAAGAAGAACTCCGGCACGGCCACTGGACCAATCCATAACCTCCTGGCATCGGCGCTGCAACGGTGGAGTTCATCGGACCGGGCGGCCTCCAGAGCCCGGAATGCGCACTCGAAGAGCTCGAGCGGGGGCACCGCTTTCTCCTCGTGGGAGCACAGGTCCGTGAACCAGGCGAGCTCGGCGACCGCCTCCATTTTTCGTAGCCACCTCTCTAGCCCCGCCAGGTCGACTACCTTCCGATCGAGAAGGAGCTCCTTCTTGATCTTCTCCGTCCTGGGGCCTGCGGTGGCGCCCATCGTTGCCTCCAAGAACTGGGCGGCGAACTGGCCAAGAACCTCCGCCGCGTCGACAACTTTCGGCGGCGCCTCGAGCGGAGGGAAGGAGAACTCCCGttccgccgccacctcctgtgcTCGACCTCCTGTGATGGAAGCGGAGCTCGTGCTGGTATCCggtggagggaccagcctcggcCTCGCGCTCTGATCTCTCGTCGAGGAGACGGTCTCCTCCATGGCACCGAGGTCCCAGTCGAAGGATCCTCCAGGACCACCCGCGCCGCCAGAACCGGCACCATCTGCAGCCGCAGGGACAACCGTCACCCTTGCGGACCTTCGCGTCCGCACCGAGTGGGGGACGGGCCTCGACCCGGCGCCAGGCGGAGGAGACGGCGACCTCGACCCAACGCTAGGCGTAGGAGACGGCGACCTCGACCCGGCGCCAGGCGGAGGAGACGGCGACCTCGACCTCGCCCCGAATAATTTGAGGGGCCCATGATCAGCCGAAGGAGACTGCGCCCGCGCTGTCCGCCCCCGCCTCCGCAGGCCGGGCTCTTCCTCCTCCTTGATCCCCTCCTCCGTCCAGTCCTGGATGCCATCCATTGATGGGCGTCGCCGTTCCTCGCGTTCTTCGCCTCTTCTTGGCAGGCACAATTTGGGGTGGGAGGGGGGAGGGCTTGGGGGAATTTGGCTTTTGGCGGCAAGAAGATGGATGTGAAATTGCGAACGGAGTGGAGGTTACCAGGCTCTAGGATGGCTTCCTTTTATAACCGAAAAGAGGAGGCGGGGATACTGCAGGCTTAACGGGTTCTGGTCCAGGATCACCAACAGGCAACAGCAGACGTCCATTCCGCCCTCAAGATTTGTGCAGGCCAATTTTATGCCGACTCTCCCTCTGGGGAAATAACAAAAGGGGAATTGTACGTGAATTTTACATACACTAGGTCTTTGGGTTGAAAGATACGAGAAACATATTTGGCGCTCTCGTGGCATGACAATCAAGCCTAGTTTATGGGACCCACAATTTATCTTTCTCTACTTTATCTTCTCACAATCGCATCGCTAGCACAGAGAAGGCGTGACCGAAAGAGTAGGCGACTTCACTTGGCGAGACCTCTCCATGCCAATGATAGGGATGGCTCAACATCCCTGCAGTTGACAAAAGTAATTAGGCAAGAAATAAAAACAAGTAAATAGTTTGTGTAAAGGCACCTGATGTGGTAGAAGATGATTcaccagcaacggcgccagaaatttcTCTGCTACTTCtgtacactacaggaatcagacactttgccatctgccatggttgacggcaaaggcatgcccggcggacggcaaaggcatttGCCGTCAGTCAGCAGACGGTAACAGGTCCGGCCGAATAAGCTACGACAAAGGGCTCTTTGCCGTCGACTGGCGGACGGCAGAGATGAAAtagtctttgtcgt contains:
- the LOC120973408 gene encoding uncharacterized protein; translated protein: MDGIQDWTEEGIKEEEEPGLRRRGRTARAQSPSADHGPLKLFGARSRSPSPPPGAGSRSPSPTPSVGSRSPSPPPGAGSRPVPHSVRTRRSARVTVVPAAADGAGSGGAGGPGGSFDWDLGAMEETVSSTRDQSARPRLVPPPDTSTSSASITGGRAQEVAAEREFSFPPLEAPPKVVDAAEVLGQFAAQFLEATMGATAGPRTEKIKKELLLDRKVVDLAGLERWLRKMEAVAELAWFTDLCSHEEKAVPPLELFECAFRALEAARSDELHRCSADARRLWIGPVAVPEFFLCPFSKKFMEKPVVITSGKTVDQSELEKWWKKNKRMCPVTGEVLTHSIFIPDALIALYISRWRATNRIGDLTAPTDPPAISPEEEALFKEVALLANSPRSSKEDYEAILRLLADQERCSFLHLLGRSPGTITKLACVLPETCLEPHPELDDVVLEILARAASYSPNKEVFGDDRYAIPVLIARALLGPVPTRAKCARILGLLADNYYNKIKIGELGGFAPLMELLLVGDIDVKKTVAVALASLCEAEENWSRFVREGVADAAISLMRNHRLVDEAHSILLQVEGFHLAMQDIIDKLESFPDDGDEMCKDMVDRLWRSFIASSTPSGRARQADNHPPEAAASSSSSTPSSSEDDVEAIVSWLQRRSYNHRTYRWRDYR
- the LOC141041014 gene encoding uncharacterized protein, with translation MDDYFAPDAPFTDNFCRHFRMCKHVFDRLYHGVWSFDDYFIFKKDAMGRIGLCDYHKCTTALWMLAYGAAAISWDEYLRMSESTCRDAMVRFASVVVEVFGPQYMRESTVADIERLLAISKARGWPDILVLKTIRYVSAINSLSRVTLSQNESREQNFIGKRRE